The genome window GCGGTGCGCGAAGATGGGGTGTACAAGGCTGACACCGTCGTAGAAGCTGTGATCACATACCCGTTTCCCATGATCCAGTTGGCGAAACCCTCGGAGGTAGTGCGCGAGCAGAGAAGGAAGTACGCGCGAGCGGACGTGTCGCTTCCGGCGAGGTACCGTTGCCTCGGCCCTATGGACAATGGGCGGCTCGCCCCTCACAAAGGCACGGTGACGAACGTATCCGGCGGCGGCGCTCTCATCGTGACGTGGCAGTCCAGGCCCGATCTTCGGATCGGGTCCGAGGTCGACGTGGAATTGGAGCTTCCTTGCGGCAAGATCGCCGTAAGAGGGGTCGTGGTGAGGATGTCAACGGGCCAAACGGAGGCCGGGATGGTTCAAGAGATGGCGGTGGAGTTCAGGGAGATCGACGAGAGGCAACGCGACGCGCTAGCCAGGTACGTCTTGCAGCGGCAACTCGAACTTCGCCGCAAGGGGTTGTTGTGACGCCGTGGCTACCGAAGAGCTTTGGAATCAGTACAAATTCGCGGGAGATCCCGAGGCCAAGCATGGCCTCATCTCCCATTACCTGCCGATGGTCCCGATCCTCGCTGGTAGGATGGCGATGAAGCTCTCGGCGGTGGTTGGGTACGAGGACCTGGTGGGCTGGGGAGTCATTGGGCTCATCGAGGCGGTTGAGAAGTTCGATCCCGGCCGGGGCGTGAAATTCGAGACTTACGCGACGACCCGTATCAAGGGCGCCATGGCGGACGGGATGAGAGAGGCGGACTGGGTGCCGAGGTCCGTGCGGCAGAACGCAAGGCGCATCGCGCGTGTGTATGCCAGCCTCGAGAAAGAGCTGGGGAGGGCGGCAACCGATGAGGAGGTCGCGGCGGAAATGGGGGTCAGCCTGGAGGAGTTTCAGAGGATGGTGGCGGACGCCTCGCGCGGCGCAGTTCTGTCCCTTGACGAGATGATTCAGATGAGCGAGAACGGTCGCCACGTGACCTTGCTGGATGCCGTCCCGGACATGGAAACCCCCGACCCGCTCGCCGTGTGTGAGGTGGAGGATCTCAAGGAGCGGCTCGCCAGGGCCATCGACGAGCTGCCCGAGCGGGAGAGGCTCGTGGTGACCTTGCACTACTACGATGAGCTGACAGTAAAGGAGATAGCTGAGATACTGGGTGTTTCTGAGGGGCGGGTCTCGCAACTCCACACCCGTGCAGTCCTTAGGCTTAGGTCGCGTTTGGCGCCCGGTGAGGCAAGTGACACGAAGGTAGCGGGCGGGACCAGGCGAGCTCATGGCTGAGCGTTCGACTCGGTGCTCGAGTAGATGCGGTACCGATAAGGCTCGCCGGGCGCGAGTGGCCGACTGACCGGACGCGCAGGATGGATTCTTGGCAGGCTCGGGCGCGCGTGCCTTGACTCGAGGATTGCGACTTTGCCATAAACACGCGACCGAAGGGGGTGACGAGGATGTCCGTGCGTTCCGTCGACGTCCAGCACGCGGTGGCGCGGGCTACGGAGGCCGAACGAGTCCAACGCGTGCAGAACGACGTGGGCGCCGCAGGGCAGCAGGCTTTTGCGGCGGAGCTCTCGAAGCGCGCTGAGGAGAAGTCCACGAGAGTGACATCGTCGCCCAGGTCCGAAGAGGAGGCAATCCGGGACGAGAAGGAAAGGCGCCGTCGCGGTTCGCGGAACGGCGAGTCCGGCGAGGAGCGGGCGGGGCGAGAGCGTGGCGCGGGAAGCAGCGCGCCGGACGGCGCTCCAGGAGCTGGGATCGCGACAGGCGCTGACGCCGCCGTAGGCTCTGGAGCCGCCGTAGGCTCTGGAGCCGCCGTAGGCTCTGGAGCTGCCGCAGGCTCTGGAGCTGGTGCTGGAGCTAGAGTGGAAGCCGGTGGCGGAGCGCGGGCTGCCGGAACCCCCGCGGCAAGGCACAGCCGGGACGGGACGGGCGGTGAACCCGTGATGCCAGGGAGAATAATCGACGTGGAGGTTTAGAGCGTGCAGAGTCCGATGCTATCTCAGGTGCCGTGGGACATCCTCGTCGCGGCACTCATGTGTGTGGCCGGAATACTGTTCATAGCCTTTTCCTTCGGGATGACGCTGGGAGAGCGCCGCGTGCAAGCCATCCTGGAGGGACGCGGTAATGATGGAACGGACCGATCCCGGGACGGACGCGGGGCAGGGGAACGGCACCGAGGCCGTGACAAGGGCGCAAGGGAGACAAGAGTCTCGCCCGCAGGCCCCGACGATGCTACTCGTGACGCAACTCGCGCAATAGAGGAAGCTGCGGCAAGGGCAATACAGGATCTCGAGGCCAAGGCTGAGGCCGCCGCCCGGCTCCTCGACGAGGCGGAGGACAGGATCAAGCAACTGAAGGCAACTGTTGCGGCGCTCGAGCGCGAAGCCAGACAAGGCGGCAAGCTGGAGGCCGCCTCATCACCTGTGCCTCCGCGTGCGCCGATTATCGCTGGCGCTGCGCAGGGACAGGAGGCTTGCCACGCTGATGAAGGCGTCATCGGTATCGCCGTAGACGTGGGCGAAGACGCGACCGCGGGATCTGCCGCGAGCACAGAGCCGGGGGCGGGAGCGCACCCGGAAGCGAGCGCGACACCGGATGCAGCTCGTGCTGAGGTGGCAGGAACTGGAGCGAGCCAGGGGGCGACAGGCGCTATCGGGGTTTCCGAGAGACACGCTCTAGTGCTGCACCTTGCCGACCAAGGTCTGACCCTGCCTGAGATCGCGAGACGGGCGGGGATAGGCCGCGGTGAGGCTCAGCTTGTCCTGGATCTACACGGCAAGGAGTGTCGGTCAAACCCGGTGGAGGCGTCCGGTCCTGGACCTCTTCCAGGATGCGGATCATAGCTACATCCCGATGATCTCACAAGACAGTTCCGCAGTAACGATCTTGTGCGGTGCCAAGGCAAGTTCAACGCTGCCGTCCTCGAATGCTTCCGCCCAAGGGTGTGGTGAATTCCTGAGCTTCCCGCCATAGGGCAGCAGTCTCCCATGAGCCCTGGTACGGGGCGATCGCGTATCGAAATTCATGAACTCCCAAGCTCCCAAGCACCGCGCGTCTGGTGTCTCGTAGGGTGGTCCGGCATGCCCACCGCGCGTGACCAAGTCGTCCCTTTTTCGTCTGAACTCCACCTCAATCACAGGCCGTTCGCGCCCTCACATGTCCTCCGTGCCGTGCCGCGGTTACATGCCACGCAAAGAAAACCCTCTCCGGCTAGCCGATGGTGACAAGTTGCGGTGATGTCGTGCGTACCAAGGTTCCCTTCCCACATCTCTACTACTAGGAGACTGTGATAAACGTTTTATAAACTTTCTTCCATGGTGCCCAATGCATAGAAGGATTTTGGCCACGCGTGTAGTATTATCCGTACCAGAGCATGAGAAAACGTTTTCGTACAACGTCGTGAGAGGTCATTGATATCTGATGCCTACCATAAGGGATGTAGCGAAAGAAGCAAGAGTGTCGATAGCCAGTGTCTCTAAGGTGTTGAACGACCCTGATTACGGCTCGGCAGAGACGCGGGCAAGGGTAGTGGCAGCCATCAAGAAGCTCGGATATCAACCCAACAACGTCGCTCGAAGCATGGTGAGGGGCAAGACCAACATAATCGCCCTCGTCATCCCGGACGTGCGCAACCAGTTCTTCACGTCGGTGGCGCGGGGAGTCGAGGACGTAGCGAGCAAGTATGATTACAGGGTCATGCTGTGCAATACAGACGAGGACCCGGCCAAGCAGCAGAAGTACATCGATGTGTTCCGGAGCAGGATCGTTGATGGCTTCGTAATCGCCGTCACATCAGAGCGCGATCGCCACCTGGGAAAGGTCGACAGGCACGTGCTTCCTTTCGTGTTCATTGACCGAGTGTGTGAGGAGATCCCGGCAGACGCCATTGTGGTTGACAACCGAGACGGAGCGTACAAAGCTGTCGCGCATCTGTTGCAGCTCGGGCATCGCCGGATCGGACTCATCACAGGAAAGCGCGATACTCTCACAGGACGCGAGCGACTGCGGGGATATGTGGAGGCGCTCAATGACCACGACCTCGAGCCTGAGGAAGAGCTGATCAAGGATGGAGGGTTCACCATCGAGGGAGGGTACGAGGCGGCGAAGGCGCTCCTCGGCGCCAACGTTCGTCCCACGGCGATCTTCATCTCCAACAACGCCATGACGATCGGGTGTTTGAAGGCTCTTGCGGAGGCAAAGGTCAGGATACCGAACCAGATGGCTGTGGTCGGCTTCGACGACTCGGAGTGGGCTGAGTTCTTCACGCCTCCTCTGACTGTGGTGAGGCAGCCGACGTATACCATGGGGACATTGGCCGGAGAGATCCTCTTTCAGAGGATACTCGGGACGGCTCCGCCCGAGCGAAAGGAGATCGTGCTCAAGCCGGAGCTCGTCATTCGGGAGTCGTGCGGCGCTCTCGGAACAGGTGCCGTTGAGCAAGGCAAGGGTGCTCAAGCATAAAGAGACTTTGGCATGAGGGGGCTTGTCAAGGTGCTATCGAGTAGCAAGACCCGAATCGGTCTAGTTGCCATCTCGGACGAAAGGCCGGAGATACACTGTCCGGACGAGCAGCACAACAGGGATTACCTGCACATGATGAAAAGGATCCTCGAGGCCAAGGCGGACGCGACCGGATTTGACCTGGAGCTCGTCGTGGAGGATCGGATCATCCATACCATGGAGGAAGCGGTCGCCTCTGCCAAGAGGATGCGGGCCGAGGATGTGGCCGGCGTCGCCATAGCCCACAACATGTGGACGTTTGCCCGGGAGGCAGCCATGTTCGCCCGGGTCTATGGAGGACCCATAGCCGGCTATACCAACAAGGATCCTCTTCGGCCGGCGCTAGTGGGGCTTCTGTGCAGCGGCGGAACCATAGACAAGATGGGGTTGTACCATCCACGAATCATCGGGGACATACAGGGGGAGGACGTCCAGCAAGAGTTCCTCGCGTGGGCGCGGGCCGCGGGGACCGCGAGCAAGATCGTGGGCGAAACTTACTGCAATTTTGGCGGCCGCAGCATGGGCATGGGTACCGCCGTCCGAGATCCGAACGACTGGATCAAGCGTTACGGAGTGGACGTCGAACAGATAGACCAGGTCGTGCTGCTGGAGCGCGCCAAGAGGATAGACTCCGGCGTCGTCGACCACGCCTATGCTTGGCTCGCGGAAAACGTCGGCTACATAGACCCGAGGGTGCCGGACGAAAAGATCAAGAACCAGATCCGGCTGTACGAGGCGGCTCGTGAAATATGCCGGGAAAAGGGGATAGACTTCTACGGCGTAAAGTGCCAACCCGAGCTCAGTGAAGTCACGGACTACGCCGTTCCGTGTCTCAATCAGGCGTTCTCAAATAGCAACTTCGACTGGCACGGCCGAAAGGAACCGGTCGTGTGTGCATGTGAAGCCGATATGGGAGCCGCGATGACGATGAGGCTCTTGCAGGGGGTCTCTGGCCAGCCTACGTTGTTCATGGATTTCCGCGATTACGATGAGAAGCGCGACGAGTACGTGTTCTGCAACTGCGGCTCCCAGTCTGTGTTCTACGCCAAGGATATCGGAGACGTGCACCTCGTTCCCACCGACAAGTACTATCCTTCAGGTGGCGCCCACGTCCAATACGTGTGTCGCGAAGGGGAGGTCACCGTTGCCCGTCTGTGTGAAGACAAGGACGGCGAGTGGATGGCGATAATCCCCGGGCGCTTCGTGTACTATGACCGCGAAAGGTGCAAGGAAACCAGTCCACTGTGGCCCCACGCTTATCTGAAGGCGGACATCGATCCGGATGAGCTCCTTCAGGTGTACGGCTCGAATCATGCGCACGCGGTTTACGGGAACTGGGTGAAGGAACTGACTCATCTCGGAAGGATGCTCGGATTCAGGACCAAAGTCTTCAAACGATAGCGCCGTTCGCTGTTGAGCGAGCACCTTCAAGGGCTGTCACTTCGGGAGGCTGAAGGTCATGTCCACGCGTTGTTCACCCACCGAAAAGGGATTGTCCGGTGTTCCCCGGCACGTAATCGGCCTTGACTTCGGCACGGAATCGTTGAGGGCGCTCCTCGTGAACGTGGCCACCGGCGAAGAAGTCGCTGACGAGGTGCGCAGGTACGAACATGGGGTCATAGACGAGTCGCTGCCTGACTCCGAAGTGCGGCTGGAAAGGGACTGGGCTCTGCAGCACCCAGGGGACTACATCAAGGCGATGCACGAGGCCGTCCCGGCGGTGCTGCGCAAGGGCCACGTGAGTGGAGAAGCCGTGATAGGGATCGGGGTGGACTTCACCTCATGCACTGTCCTCCCGACCACGCGCGACGGCACGCCACTCTGTTTCAGGAGCGATTTCAAGGACAATCCCCATGCCTGGGTGAAGCTCTGGAAACACCACGCGGCCCAACCGGAAGCGGATCTCATCAACCAGGTGGCTTCCGAACGGGGGGAGCGTTTCCTCAGGTATTACGGCGGAAGGATATCGTCCGAATGGGCGCTTCCCAAGCTGCTCCAAATCCTGAAAGAGGCCCCAGAGGTGTACAAGGCCGCCGATAGGTTCATCGAGGCGGGGGACTGGGTCGTATGGCACCTCACCGGGAAAGAGTGGAGGGGCGCGTGTGCCGCCGGGTACAAGGCTCTGTGGAACCATGAGGATGGCTACCCTAGCCGGCAGTTCCTCAAAACTCTGGATCCCGCGTTCGAGGGCGCAGTGGACGAGAAGCTGAAAGGACCGATTCTGGCCCCAGGGAAAAGGGCCGGCAACTTGAGGCCCGAGGTCGCGCGGGAGCTCGGTCTCTCTGAAGGTGCGGTAGTCTCGGCTGCCACGATCGATGCTCATGCCGGGGTGCCCGGCTGCGGCGTGGCGCGCCCCGGAAAGATGGTCATGATCATGGGCACATCTACGTGTCACATGACCATGGTGGAAGAGCCCAGGTTCTTCAAGGGCTTCGCGGGTCTCGTGAAGGACGGGATACTGCCAGGATTCTACGGGTACGAGTACGGACAGTCCGCGGTCGGGGACATTTTCGCGTGGTTTGTTGAGAACTGTGTTCCGTACGCCTACTACGAAGAGGCCAAATCACGAGGCGTGAGTCTCTATGACCTCCTCGAGGAGAAGGCCTCCAGACTGTCCCCAGGCGAGGGCGGGCTTGTCGCCTTGGACTGGCATAACGGGAACCGCAGCGTTCTCATGGATGCAAGTCTCAAGGGCGTGGTGGTCGGCTACACACTGAGGACGAAGGCCGAAGAAGTATACCGCGCGCTGATCGAGGCAACGGCCTTCGGCACACGGAAGATAATCGAAACCCACGAAGCCGGGGCCGGGCCGGTCGAGGACGTACACGCCTGCGGAGGCTTGACCAAGAACCGAATGTTGATGCAGGTGTATGCAGATGTCTTGGGAAGGCCAATAAGAGTGGCGCCATCTTCGCAGCCTGTGGCATTGGGTGCGGCTATATTCGGGGCGTTGGCGGCGGGCGCGGCGGGAGGAGGATACGAAAGACCGACCGAGGCGGTAGACAACATGGTGAGCGGGGTATTCGAGGTATACAGGCCAAACGAGAGGAATCGGAACGCGTATCAAGGGTTGTACCAGAAGTATGTGAAGCTCCACGACTACTTCGGGGCGTGCGGCACAATGTGAATACCGTTGCAGGGAGGCGCTTACGCATGGGAAGGTTCAACAAAGAAGTGTACGGGAAGATCTTGATCCCAATGGTCACACCCTTCGATGAGGATCAAAGCGTCAACTACGAGAAGGCCGTGAGGCTCGCAGAATTCATCATCGCGAACAAGAAGGGCGATTCCCTGATCCTTTCGGGCACTACCGGCGAGTTCCACACCATGACCTTTGACGAGCGGGTAAGGCTCTTCGAAGTCATGAAAGAGAAGGTGGGAGGGAGGATCCCTCTGATCGCGGGAGTGGGTGCCGCATCCACAATGGAGACCGTGAAACTTGCGAAGAAGGCCGAGGAGCTGGGATACGATGTCGTGATGATCGTATCACCGTATTACACCAAGCCGAATCAGCAAGAACTGTACGCCCACTTCGCGAAGGTGGCGGAAGCCGTATCGCTCAACATCATGCTCTACAACATCCCGATTTTCACGGGCGTCAACATCGATCCTCCAACAGTCGGCCGCCTCGCGCAGGTACCCAACATCGTGGCCATCAAGGAGGAAGCCGAGCTCAATCCCAAGCAGATCACGGGTTTCCTCAACGCGACACCAGAAGACTTCATCATCTACTGTGGCGACGACACCATGATTCTCGAAGCGTACGCGCAGGGCGGTCCCGAGAGGATAGGCGGCGTGATCAGTGGAGCGTCTCACGTTATCGGCCACTTGATACGCGAGATGATAGACACATTCCTCGCGGGAAGGATCGCCGAAGCGGCTCGGATGCAGAGGAGGATCTACCCGCTCCTCCGGATCATGGGGCAGAACAACAGGACCAATCCCGTGTGTCTATGGAAGGAAGCGATCAAGCTCTACGGGGTCGACGCAGGTTTGCCGAGACTGCCTCTGTCAAGGGGCACGAAAGAGGAGGTCGAGAATGTAAAGAACGTGATGAAGAGCCTGAACTTGATCTAGCGGGGTGATGACGATGGCCAGGGCGATTGAGGGAATGATCCCGCCTGTTGTCGTGCCGTTCACGGAGAAGGACACCATTGATGAGAAGGCTCTTCGGGAGGACATCTCGTACCTCGTAGAACGGGGCATCCATGGCATCAGCAGTGGCGGGAGCACAGGCGAAGGGGCGGTCTTGTCCGACGCGGAGCTCAGGCGGTGCCTGGAGATCATCATGGAAGAGAAGCCTCACGACATGCCGGTCGTCGCGGGGATCATACGGAACTCCACCGCCGATGTGATCCGGGCCGCGCTTGACGCCAAGGCGATCGGAGTGGACGCGCTCCTCGTCACTCCAGTGTTCTACTACGGGTGTACTCCCGAGGGGAACTACGAGTTCTTCAAAGAGATTGCGCGTAGAGTGCAACTACCCATCATCATCTACAACGTCGTTGCCACTAACGTGATCACTCCCGAGGACTTCGTGAAGCTCCTGGAGATCGATGAGGTGGTTGGCATCAAGCAGGTGGACCCGGTGAAACTCGCCGAGATGTGCGCATTGTGCGCAGGGAACGCCAAGGCGAAGGTATATAGCGCCTGCGACCAGATGCTATACGCTACCTACGTCTCGGGAGCGATCGGCGCGATCTCCGCGCTCATCACCATCGCGCCGGAGCTGTGTGTGAAGCAATGGAACGCGTTCAAGAGCGGCGACCAGAGGACAGCGATGGAGATTCAACTTCGACTTGTGCCGATAGTGCGGACTTACCTTTTGAAGCCGTTTCCTGGGAAGGTAAAGGAGCTGCTAAACCTCCAACACCGCAGAGTCGGAAGCGGTCGGCACCCGAACGTCGTGCCGACGCCTGAGGAAAGGGAGGCCATGAAGGAAGCTCTAAGGAACGCTGGGCTGGTCTGAGATAGTGAGCCACTGATGCAG of Bacillota bacterium contains these proteins:
- a CDS encoding flagellar brake domain-containing protein, which translates into the protein MEVEDVLKVNQRVTLVVPDGRNAGSYPSRVEDIGLDAIVVAAPTHKGVVLKLEEGEAVRIQAVREDGVYKADTVVEAVITYPFPMIQLAKPSEVVREQRRKYARADVSLPARYRCLGPMDNGRLAPHKGTVTNVSGGGALIVTWQSRPDLRIGSEVDVELELPCGKIAVRGVVVRMSTGQTEAGMVQEMAVEFREIDERQRDALARYVLQRQLELRRKGLL
- a CDS encoding FliA/WhiG family RNA polymerase sigma factor, with the translated sequence MATEELWNQYKFAGDPEAKHGLISHYLPMVPILAGRMAMKLSAVVGYEDLVGWGVIGLIEAVEKFDPGRGVKFETYATTRIKGAMADGMREADWVPRSVRQNARRIARVYASLEKELGRAATDEEVAAEMGVSLEEFQRMVADASRGAVLSLDEMIQMSENGRHVTLLDAVPDMETPDPLAVCEVEDLKERLARAIDELPERERLVVTLHYYDELTVKEIAEILGVSEGRVSQLHTRAVLRLRSRLAPGEASDTKVAGGTRRAHG
- a CDS encoding DUF2802 domain-containing protein; the protein is MQSPMLSQVPWDILVAALMCVAGILFIAFSFGMTLGERRVQAILEGRGNDGTDRSRDGRGAGERHRGRDKGARETRVSPAGPDDATRDATRAIEEAAARAIQDLEAKAEAAARLLDEAEDRIKQLKATVAALEREARQGGKLEAASSPVPPRAPIIAGAAQGQEACHADEGVIGIAVDVGEDATAGSAASTEPGAGAHPEASATPDAARAEVAGTGASQGATGAIGVSERHALVLHLADQGLTLPEIARRAGIGRGEAQLVLDLHGKECRSNPVEASGPGPLPGCGS
- a CDS encoding LacI family transcriptional regulator, with amino-acid sequence MPTIRDVAKEARVSIASVSKVLNDPDYGSAETRARVVAAIKKLGYQPNNVARSMVRGKTNIIALVIPDVRNQFFTSVARGVEDVASKYDYRVMLCNTDEDPAKQQKYIDVFRSRIVDGFVIAVTSERDRHLGKVDRHVLPFVFIDRVCEEIPADAIVVDNRDGAYKAVAHLLQLGHRRIGLITGKRDTLTGRERLRGYVEALNDHDLEPEEELIKDGGFTIEGGYEAAKALLGANVRPTAIFISNNAMTIGCLKALAEAKVRIPNQMAVVGFDDSEWAEFFTPPLTVVRQPTYTMGTLAGEILFQRILGTAPPERKEIVLKPELVIRESCGALGTGAVEQGKGAQA
- a CDS encoding ribulokinase — translated: MSTRCSPTEKGLSGVPRHVIGLDFGTESLRALLVNVATGEEVADEVRRYEHGVIDESLPDSEVRLERDWALQHPGDYIKAMHEAVPAVLRKGHVSGEAVIGIGVDFTSCTVLPTTRDGTPLCFRSDFKDNPHAWVKLWKHHAAQPEADLINQVASERGERFLRYYGGRISSEWALPKLLQILKEAPEVYKAADRFIEAGDWVVWHLTGKEWRGACAAGYKALWNHEDGYPSRQFLKTLDPAFEGAVDEKLKGPILAPGKRAGNLRPEVARELGLSEGAVVSAATIDAHAGVPGCGVARPGKMVMIMGTSTCHMTMVEEPRFFKGFAGLVKDGILPGFYGYEYGQSAVGDIFAWFVENCVPYAYYEEAKSRGVSLYDLLEEKASRLSPGEGGLVALDWHNGNRSVLMDASLKGVVVGYTLRTKAEEVYRALIEATAFGTRKIIETHEAGAGPVEDVHACGGLTKNRMLMQVYADVLGRPIRVAPSSQPVALGAAIFGALAAGAAGGGYERPTEAVDNMVSGVFEVYRPNERNRNAYQGLYQKYVKLHDYFGACGTM
- the dapA gene encoding 4-hydroxy-tetrahydrodipicolinate synthase translates to MGRFNKEVYGKILIPMVTPFDEDQSVNYEKAVRLAEFIIANKKGDSLILSGTTGEFHTMTFDERVRLFEVMKEKVGGRIPLIAGVGAASTMETVKLAKKAEELGYDVVMIVSPYYTKPNQQELYAHFAKVAEAVSLNIMLYNIPIFTGVNIDPPTVGRLAQVPNIVAIKEEAELNPKQITGFLNATPEDFIIYCGDDTMILEAYAQGGPERIGGVISGASHVIGHLIREMIDTFLAGRIAEAARMQRRIYPLLRIMGQNNRTNPVCLWKEAIKLYGVDAGLPRLPLSRGTKEEVENVKNVMKSLNLI
- a CDS encoding dihydrodipicolinate synthase family protein gives rise to the protein MARAIEGMIPPVVVPFTEKDTIDEKALREDISYLVERGIHGISSGGSTGEGAVLSDAELRRCLEIIMEEKPHDMPVVAGIIRNSTADVIRAALDAKAIGVDALLVTPVFYYGCTPEGNYEFFKEIARRVQLPIIIYNVVATNVITPEDFVKLLEIDEVVGIKQVDPVKLAEMCALCAGNAKAKVYSACDQMLYATYVSGAIGAISALITIAPELCVKQWNAFKSGDQRTAMEIQLRLVPIVRTYLLKPFPGKVKELLNLQHRRVGSGRHPNVVPTPEEREAMKEALRNAGLV